A stretch of the Marivirga tractuosa DSM 4126 genome encodes the following:
- a CDS encoding amidohydrolase family protein, protein MKIYNYLGILLLSLFSFSAIAQVPAPGEEQKQPIAIMNAYAHLGNGEVIENSVVTFADGIITNVGDATTIRIDLSKFKVIDAEGMHIYPGLIASNTIIGLEEIAAVRATRDQDETGEFNPNVRALIAYNTDSEIIPTTRFNGVLYAQTTPRGGRISGSSSVMDLDAWNWEDAVLKNDEGIHLNWPSKLRYPRWWLGETEWRENEDYDKEYEEVKGFFKDAVSYKEISNPETTNLKLEAMKGLFDGSKSLYIHTDRAKEILQSIQFALEMGVKKVVLVGGDEAYYVKDFLKENEIPVILEETLRLPSRTADPVDMPYQLPNLLHKAGIKVAIGQWGEVMQVRNLPFSVGTAAAYGLGKEEALKMVTLNAAEIMGVDDKIGSLEKGKIASIVVSKGDILDMDGNQPEYVFIEGRQVTLDAHQQRLYKKFKDKYED, encoded by the coding sequence ATGAAGATATATAACTATTTAGGAATATTATTACTGAGTCTTTTTAGCTTTTCGGCTATAGCTCAGGTGCCCGCACCAGGAGAGGAACAAAAGCAGCCTATTGCTATAATGAATGCCTATGCTCACCTTGGAAATGGAGAGGTGATCGAAAATTCTGTGGTCACGTTTGCAGATGGAATCATCACAAATGTGGGAGATGCTACCACTATTCGAATAGATTTATCCAAATTCAAAGTGATAGATGCAGAAGGAATGCATATATATCCAGGGCTAATCGCTAGCAATACCATCATAGGATTGGAAGAAATTGCAGCTGTTAGAGCTACACGGGATCAAGATGAAACAGGAGAGTTTAATCCTAATGTAAGAGCGTTGATCGCCTACAACACAGATTCTGAGATAATTCCCACTACTCGATTTAATGGCGTTTTGTATGCCCAGACTACCCCTAGAGGTGGAAGAATATCAGGAAGTAGTTCTGTAATGGACTTAGATGCCTGGAATTGGGAAGATGCCGTTTTGAAAAATGATGAAGGAATTCATTTAAACTGGCCTTCAAAATTGAGGTATCCGAGATGGTGGTTAGGAGAAACCGAGTGGAGAGAAAATGAGGATTATGATAAAGAGTATGAGGAAGTGAAAGGATTTTTTAAAGATGCTGTGTCTTATAAAGAGATCAGTAATCCTGAAACAACTAATTTGAAATTAGAAGCCATGAAGGGCTTATTTGATGGATCAAAAAGCCTTTACATTCATACGGACAGAGCGAAGGAAATTCTTCAATCTATACAGTTTGCTTTAGAAATGGGTGTAAAAAAAGTGGTGTTAGTTGGAGGAGATGAGGCCTATTACGTTAAAGATTTCCTTAAAGAAAATGAAATCCCGGTTATTCTGGAAGAAACTTTACGATTACCGAGCAGAACTGCTGACCCCGTGGATATGCCATATCAACTGCCTAATTTGCTTCATAAGGCGGGCATAAAAGTGGCTATTGGTCAGTGGGGAGAGGTAATGCAAGTAAGGAACTTGCCTTTTAGTGTAGGTACCGCAGCAGCTTACGGACTAGGAAAGGAAGAAGCTTTGAAAATGGTCACCTTGAATGCAGCGGAGATTATGGGAGTGGATGATAAAATTGGTAGTCTGGAGAAAGGTAAAATTGCTTCTATTGTGGTTTCAAAAGGAGATATTCTAGATATGGATGGAAATCAGCCCGAATATGTTTTCATTGAGGGAAGACAAGTAACACTTGATGCTCATCAACAAAGATTGTATAAGAAGTTTAAAGATAAGTATGAAGATTGA
- a CDS encoding amidohydrolase family protein, with protein MMRKLLLVCFSFWLFSSYAQETYTVNGVKDERPGLHAFINATLHVDYQTILENATLVIQKGEVVASGKDVKIPNGAIVHDLKGKHIYPSFIELSSNIGMPKSESSRSPGPQLGPKKDGAYNANDAIRAYFKAHEAFETKDSDADKMRKAGFGVVLTHNQDGLVRGTGTVVALHNGPENEIILKESASQHFSFDKGSSTQDNPSSLMGAIALIKQTYLDAKWYAKQNEMVDVSLAAFNNNMNYPQFFDAGGDKLYVLRADKLGDGFGVQYIIKGNGDEYQRLDEIKATNAQLILPVNYPEAIDVEDPFDALNVSLAEMKHWEMAPHNLKMVTDKGINYSITSDGLKDASKLSDMISQSLDAGLSEEQALKALTYNPAQFIKMGNKLGSLTKGKIANFIITDGSPVKKDTKIYENWVQGNPYKYQDYTLPELAGNYILNVGDDDYQLEVAGLPGKEKFKIVVNDTTSYDVKSEISKQLITLSFKDESKEEIGKIRLSGWLKEGGLSGNAKMPDGSWKEWNATLNEGDSPEKKEEDKEEEEKEEKAEIGSLVYPFVAHGNEEKPKAETILIKNATVWTNEADGVLENTDVLLENGKISKIGKGLSASGAREIDGTGKHLTPGIIDEHSHIAISRGVNEGSEAVTAEVNIEDVVDSEDINIYRQLSGGVVASQLLHGSANPIGGRSAIIKLKWGYSPEEMKIDWADKFIKFALGENVKQSNWGDRNTVRFPQTRMGVEQVFEDAFTRAREYEAKWKAYNGLSKRDKANATAPRKDLELETLVEILNSERFISCHSYVQSEINMLMEVAERYGFRINTFTHILEGYKLADKMKEHGVGGSTFSDWWAYKFEVNDAIPYNAALMHGEGVVTAINSDDAEMGRRLNQEAGKTMKYGGVAVEEALKMVTLNPAKLLHLDDRMGSIKVGKDADVVLWSDEPLSIYAKAEKTIIEGAVYFDRDEQAEKLDAIQAERARLVAKMQGEKSSGKPTQKAKPKSQIIYHCETEIENYSSLK; from the coding sequence ATGATGAGAAAATTACTTTTAGTATGTTTTAGCTTTTGGTTATTTTCCTCCTATGCACAGGAAACTTATACGGTTAATGGTGTAAAGGATGAGAGACCAGGCTTGCATGCCTTTATTAATGCAACTTTACATGTTGATTATCAAACTATTCTGGAAAATGCTACTTTGGTGATTCAGAAAGGTGAGGTAGTTGCATCCGGTAAAGATGTTAAAATACCTAATGGCGCAATTGTTCACGATTTAAAAGGAAAGCATATTTATCCTTCTTTTATAGAATTGTCTAGCAATATTGGAATGCCTAAGTCAGAAAGTAGTCGAAGTCCTGGGCCACAATTGGGGCCTAAAAAGGATGGGGCTTACAATGCCAATGATGCAATTAGAGCCTACTTTAAAGCTCATGAGGCTTTTGAAACCAAAGATTCTGATGCCGATAAAATGCGTAAAGCGGGATTTGGAGTGGTCTTGACTCATAATCAAGATGGCCTAGTTAGAGGAACAGGAACAGTCGTTGCTTTGCATAATGGTCCCGAAAATGAAATTATTTTGAAAGAATCAGCTTCACAACATTTTTCTTTTGATAAAGGAAGCTCTACCCAAGATAATCCTTCTTCTTTAATGGGTGCTATTGCTTTAATCAAACAAACATATCTTGATGCAAAATGGTATGCTAAGCAAAATGAAATGGTAGATGTGTCTTTAGCTGCTTTTAATAATAACATGAATTACCCGCAGTTTTTTGATGCTGGTGGAGATAAACTTTATGTTCTTCGAGCGGATAAATTGGGAGATGGATTTGGTGTTCAGTACATTATAAAAGGAAATGGTGACGAGTACCAGAGGCTGGATGAAATTAAAGCAACTAATGCACAATTAATTCTTCCTGTAAATTACCCAGAAGCTATTGATGTAGAGGATCCATTTGATGCGCTTAATGTAAGTCTTGCTGAAATGAAACATTGGGAGATGGCACCTCATAATTTGAAAATGGTGACGGATAAGGGTATAAATTATTCTATTACTTCTGATGGTTTAAAAGATGCTTCAAAGCTTTCCGATATGATCTCACAATCTTTAGATGCTGGTTTGTCTGAGGAACAGGCTTTAAAAGCTCTAACTTATAATCCTGCTCAATTCATAAAAATGGGTAATAAACTAGGGAGTTTGACTAAAGGTAAAATTGCCAACTTTATCATCACAGATGGAAGCCCAGTAAAAAAAGATACTAAGATATATGAAAACTGGGTGCAGGGAAATCCATACAAATACCAAGACTATACCTTGCCTGAATTGGCTGGTAATTATATATTGAATGTTGGTGATGATGATTATCAATTGGAAGTTGCAGGATTGCCTGGGAAAGAGAAATTTAAAATTGTGGTAAATGATACGACCTCTTACGATGTGAAATCTGAAATTTCCAAGCAATTGATCACTTTGTCTTTCAAAGACGAAAGCAAAGAAGAGATAGGAAAAATCAGGTTGTCTGGTTGGTTGAAAGAAGGCGGATTAAGCGGGAATGCCAAAATGCCTGATGGAAGCTGGAAAGAATGGAACGCTACATTAAATGAAGGTGATTCGCCAGAGAAAAAGGAAGAAGATAAGGAAGAGGAAGAAAAAGAGGAAAAGGCTGAGATTGGTTCCTTAGTTTATCCCTTTGTAGCTCACGGAAATGAAGAAAAGCCTAAAGCAGAAACCATCTTAATTAAAAATGCTACGGTTTGGACCAATGAAGCAGATGGAGTTTTGGAAAACACTGACGTTTTGTTGGAAAACGGAAAAATTTCAAAAATAGGAAAGGGTCTTTCTGCATCTGGGGCTAGAGAAATAGACGGAACCGGAAAACATCTAACGCCTGGAATTATTGATGAGCATTCACATATTGCTATAAGCCGAGGAGTGAATGAAGGGTCTGAAGCGGTAACGGCTGAAGTGAATATTGAAGATGTTGTAGATTCAGAAGATATAAATATCTACCGTCAATTATCGGGTGGAGTAGTAGCTTCTCAATTGTTACACGGTTCGGCAAATCCTATTGGAGGGCGTTCAGCTATTATTAAGTTGAAGTGGGGCTATAGTCCAGAGGAAATGAAAATAGATTGGGCTGATAAATTCATCAAATTTGCTCTTGGTGAAAATGTGAAGCAATCCAATTGGGGCGATAGAAACACCGTTCGTTTCCCTCAGACCAGAATGGGAGTGGAGCAAGTTTTTGAGGATGCCTTCACAAGAGCAAGAGAATACGAAGCAAAATGGAAAGCTTATAATGGTCTGTCAAAAAGAGATAAAGCAAATGCAACGGCTCCTAGAAAGGATTTGGAATTAGAGACTTTGGTTGAAATTTTGAATAGTGAAAGATTTATTTCTTGTCACTCTTATGTGCAATCAGAGATCAATATGTTGATGGAAGTTGCTGAAAGATATGGCTTTAGAATTAATACTTTCACTCATATTTTGGAAGGCTATAAGTTAGCTGATAAAATGAAAGAGCATGGTGTTGGGGGTTCTACTTTCTCAGACTGGTGGGCTTATAAATTCGAAGTGAATGACGCTATCCCATATAATGCAGCTTTAATGCATGGAGAAGGAGTGGTTACAGCCATTAATTCAGATGATGCCGAAATGGGAAGAAGATTAAATCAGGAAGCAGGAAAAACGATGAAATATGGTGGTGTAGCTGTTGAAGAAGCTTTAAAAATGGTCACCTTAAACCCTGCTAAACTATTACATCTTGATGACAGAATGGGAAGTATAAAAGTTGGCAAAGATGCTGATGTAGTACTTTGGAGTGATGAACCACTTTCTATTTATGCAAAAGCAGAAAAAACCATCATAGAAGGAGCGGTTTATTTTGATAGAGATGAGCAAGCAGAAAAACTGGATGCTATACAAGCTGAAAGAGCTCGATTAGTGGCTAAAATGCAAGGTGAGAAGTCTAGTGGTAAACCTACTCAAAAGGCCAAGCCAAAATCACAGATTATCTATCACTGCGAAACTGAAATTGAAAATTATTCATCTTTAAAATAA
- a CDS encoding GAF domain-containing protein, which yields MRKFLNKHLISIAIYTVSALILLSVTLSFYNKSVMSDALETKEQTDMVFRVAENTLLNIRQMDISGRGYALIREDGFLFWSVANARRENRQNFKKLDSLFAIQGYSDPVNYPKLKAGFKKYADMYEEMVGHLKNDDLEAYKELLKDDYGRTFWPINDAFTTRLYEFEEELVEKAEAKYERAIFQNTIVQLLLLLIGLPTLIFVLFKLKKENKDRTALLINLRENNKKYLFNDGDTRFRGAAKILNGSIENLKKAAHYVRKVASGEYDVEWEGMTEENRELNQENLAGQLIEMKKQMELADVENKKRIWSTEGLSKLSEIIRNSEQDTKDLTFQSTKYLTEYLGAQQGSLFILVQDEDDHNEKHLELSAAYAFDRRKFLNKKIEIGQGLVGQTYRERETLLLTEIPQDYTFIKSGLGDATPTCLAVVPMMYNENVQALIELASFRKFEDHEVKFLEKAGEYVASAIATTQNNEKTRILLEQMQQQAEEMRAQEEELRQNMEELEATQEEMRRKEKMMEEKMQQTD from the coding sequence ATGAGGAAATTCCTGAATAAACACTTGATATCCATTGCTATCTATACAGTTTCAGCACTTATCTTATTAAGTGTTACGCTTTCCTTTTATAATAAAAGCGTGATGAGTGATGCCCTAGAAACCAAAGAACAAACTGATATGGTTTTTAGAGTTGCTGAAAATACACTACTCAATATCCGTCAAATGGACATTAGTGGTAGAGGGTATGCATTAATAAGGGAAGATGGTTTTTTATTTTGGAGTGTGGCAAATGCAAGAAGAGAAAATCGACAAAATTTCAAAAAATTAGATAGTCTATTTGCTATTCAAGGCTATTCTGATCCTGTAAACTATCCCAAATTAAAAGCAGGTTTTAAAAAATATGCTGATATGTATGAAGAAATGGTTGGTCATTTAAAGAATGATGACTTAGAAGCCTACAAAGAATTATTGAAGGACGATTATGGAAGGACTTTTTGGCCAATAAATGATGCCTTTACTACAAGATTATATGAATTTGAAGAGGAACTAGTGGAAAAGGCAGAAGCTAAGTATGAAAGAGCTATTTTTCAAAATACAATAGTTCAACTTTTGCTGTTACTCATTGGCTTACCAACTTTAATCTTTGTTCTCTTCAAATTGAAAAAAGAAAATAAAGACAGAACTGCACTATTGATTAACCTAAGAGAGAATAATAAAAAGTATTTGTTTAATGATGGAGACACGCGCTTTCGAGGAGCTGCAAAAATACTAAATGGTTCGATTGAAAACCTTAAGAAAGCTGCTCACTATGTTAGAAAAGTGGCATCAGGCGAATATGATGTGGAATGGGAAGGCATGACAGAAGAAAATAGGGAATTGAATCAGGAAAATCTTGCTGGCCAGCTAATTGAAATGAAAAAACAAATGGAATTAGCTGATGTAGAAAATAAAAAGCGCATTTGGTCTACTGAGGGTCTTTCTAAATTGAGTGAAATCATCAGGAATAGTGAGCAAGACACTAAAGACCTGACTTTTCAATCCACAAAATACTTAACGGAATATTTGGGAGCACAACAAGGTAGTTTATTCATCTTAGTTCAAGATGAGGATGACCACAATGAAAAGCACCTTGAACTATCAGCGGCCTATGCTTTTGACAGACGTAAATTCTTGAATAAAAAGATTGAAATTGGGCAAGGCTTAGTGGGTCAAACCTATAGAGAACGAGAGACCTTGTTGCTTACCGAAATCCCTCAAGATTATACATTTATTAAATCTGGTCTAGGTGATGCAACCCCTACTTGCCTGGCTGTTGTACCTATGATGTATAATGAAAATGTCCAAGCCCTGATAGAATTAGCTTCCTTCAGAAAATTTGAAGACCATGAAGTTAAATTTCTTGAAAAGGCTGGAGAATACGTTGCTTCAGCTATTGCCACTACCCAAAACAATGAGAAGACACGAATATTGCTTGAACAAATGCAGCAACAAGCAGAGGAAATGCGAGCTCAGGAGGAAGAGCTAAGGCAAAACATGGAAGAACTGGAAGCAACTCAAGAAGAGATGAGAAGGAAAGAAAAAATGATGGAGGAGAAAATGCAGCAAACTGATTAA
- a CDS encoding MFS transporter, with protein sequence MEINQSKTINAWCMYDWANSVYAIVIKSSIFPVFYNTATQNAFDGDVVDFFGFQFINTALYSFAISFSFLVVAVISPLLSGIADYSSNKKAFMKFFTYLGAFSCIGLFFFTGENVEWAIICSILASIGYTGSLVFYNSFLTIIATPDRHDMISAKGFSLGYVGSILLLVVNLICISNPQWFGVESTAIIARFSFLTVGLWWMGFAQITFKALKEPKVSINYSNSLIINGYKEILKVFKEIKGHPILKYFLTSFFFYSMGVQTVMYMAASFGSKELNLPGDKLIITIIIINAVAIIGSYGFAYLSKRSSNKFSLLNMLAIWVGICVYAYFVYTDYQFYILAFVVGLVMGGIQSLSRSTYAKIMPQKTNDEASYFSFYDVTEKLAVVIGTFSYGFIEQWTGSMRNSTIALGLFFAVGIGFLLMVRIHSKLNYNKAKESRTT encoded by the coding sequence TTGGAAATTAATCAATCTAAAACTATCAATGCCTGGTGTATGTATGACTGGGCTAATTCCGTCTACGCCATAGTTATTAAATCATCCATTTTCCCTGTATTTTATAATACAGCCACTCAAAATGCTTTTGATGGAGACGTAGTAGATTTTTTTGGTTTTCAATTTATTAATACCGCCCTTTATTCATTTGCTATCTCTTTTAGTTTTCTTGTGGTAGCTGTCATATCTCCTTTATTGTCTGGCATAGCAGATTATTCTTCCAATAAGAAAGCCTTTATGAAGTTTTTTACATACTTAGGCGCTTTTTCCTGTATTGGTCTTTTCTTTTTTACTGGTGAAAATGTTGAGTGGGCCATAATCTGTTCCATTTTAGCAAGTATAGGATATACAGGGAGTTTGGTTTTCTATAACTCCTTTTTAACTATAATTGCTACTCCTGATAGGCATGATATGATTAGTGCTAAAGGTTTTTCTTTAGGTTATGTTGGAAGCATATTGTTGCTAGTAGTGAATTTGATTTGTATTTCTAACCCGCAATGGTTTGGTGTAGAAAGCACAGCCATAATTGCACGTTTTTCATTTTTAACTGTGGGGTTATGGTGGATGGGATTTGCTCAAATCACCTTTAAGGCTTTAAAGGAGCCTAAAGTATCCATTAATTACTCTAATTCATTGATTATAAATGGTTATAAGGAAATTCTTAAGGTATTTAAGGAGATAAAGGGACATCCGATTTTAAAGTATTTTCTGACATCCTTTTTCTTCTATAGTATGGGTGTGCAGACAGTAATGTACATGGCTGCTTCATTTGGGAGCAAGGAACTTAATCTTCCAGGGGATAAATTAATAATAACCATTATTATAATCAATGCTGTGGCCATTATCGGGTCATATGGCTTTGCATATCTCTCGAAAAGAAGCTCTAACAAGTTTTCCTTGCTGAATATGTTGGCCATTTGGGTCGGTATATGTGTTTATGCATATTTCGTCTACACAGATTATCAATTTTACATTCTGGCTTTTGTAGTAGGATTAGTTATGGGCGGAATCCAATCCTTATCTAGAAGTACGTATGCCAAAATAATGCCTCAGAAAACTAATGACGAAGCTTCCTACTTCAGTTTTTATGATGTAACTGAAAAATTAGCAGTGGTCATAGGTACTTTTTCCTATGGATTTATTGAACAATGGACGGGAAGCATGCGAAATAGTACGATTGCATTAGGGCTTTTCTTTGCAGTGGGCATTGGTTTTTTATTGATGGTGCGAATACATTCCAAGTTAAATTATAATAAAGCCAAGGAATCAAGAACTACTTAA
- a CDS encoding ExbD/TolR family protein: protein MSKFKKKTSASQDIPTAALPDIIFMLLFFFMVTTVLRETEIKVEQSIPKAEQLKKIERKSLVSYLYIGKPKQTEKFGGEAKIQANDVFIEPRDILLWVAKEKDKLAEAERDKITIAMKVDSEAKMGIISDVQQELRKANARKLMYNTLKLTSKDKDNSLL from the coding sequence ATGTCAAAGTTTAAGAAAAAAACGAGTGCAAGTCAGGATATTCCTACCGCTGCATTACCTGATATTATTTTTATGCTCCTATTCTTTTTCATGGTGACTACAGTATTGCGTGAAACCGAAATTAAGGTGGAACAATCGATACCTAAAGCCGAACAATTGAAAAAGATTGAAAGAAAATCTTTGGTAAGCTATTTATACATTGGTAAACCTAAACAAACTGAAAAGTTTGGTGGGGAAGCTAAAATACAAGCTAATGATGTATTTATTGAACCTAGAGATATTCTTTTGTGGGTAGCAAAAGAAAAAGATAAATTAGCTGAGGCTGAAAGAGATAAAATTACCATCGCTATGAAAGTTGATAGTGAAGCTAAAATGGGTATTATCTCAGATGTTCAGCAAGAGCTAAGAAAAGCAAATGCAAGAAAGTTGATGTATAATACGTTAAAATTGACTAGTAAGGATAAAGATAATTCCTTATTATAA
- a CDS encoding ExbD/TolR family protein: MARSKGRATSEVNAGSMADIAFLLLIFFLVTTTIASDKGLTLTLPPEKDDAEEIDVKIKERNLFKVAINSADRLLVEGERMDDYTEIKDMLIEHILNPTENPELAESPQDAIVSFKTDRGTSYEIYINVLDQLQGAYYQIYADRAGVTAEEYRALNLKDPKEKALYEKGKGDIPMAISIAEPTNIGGN; encoded by the coding sequence ATGGCTAGAAGTAAAGGAAGAGCAACATCAGAAGTGAATGCCGGTTCAATGGCCGATATAGCATTCTTATTGTTAATATTCTTTCTTGTAACTACTACCATTGCATCTGATAAAGGTTTAACATTAACTTTGCCTCCTGAAAAGGATGACGCTGAAGAAATTGATGTTAAAATTAAAGAGAGAAATCTTTTTAAGGTTGCTATTAATTCAGCCGATAGACTTTTAGTTGAGGGTGAACGTATGGACGACTACACTGAGATAAAGGATATGTTGATTGAACATATTTTAAATCCAACTGAGAATCCTGAATTGGCCGAAAGTCCACAAGATGCAATTGTTTCCTTTAAAACAGATAGAGGAACAAGTTATGAGATTTATATAAATGTATTAGATCAGTTGCAAGGTGCCTATTATCAGATTTATGCTGATAGGGCAGGAGTTACAGCTGAAGAATACAGAGCGTTGAATTTGAAAGATCCTAAGGAAAAAGCTCTTTACGAAAAAGGTAAAGGAGATATTCCGATGGCGATTTCTATTGCGGAACCAACTAACATAGGAGGGAACTAA
- a CDS encoding MotA/TolQ/ExbB proton channel family protein, translating to MKKLFVLMMMAGALAFGFNGNAIAQDQEEATSEMENDTTAMESDSASADADSAAMEESEVDTTATAVVEEEEVVEEQGFHQIVKEKFIEGGWEFMSVVLICLILGLAISIERIITLNLATTNTNKLLANVEDALNQGGVEAAKEVTKNTRGPVASIFTQGLMRMSEGVEMVEKSVISYGSVEMGRLERGLVWISLFISLAPMLGFMGTVIGMIGAFDAIEEAGDISPSLVAGGIKVALLTTVGGLIVAVILQLFYNYCVSKVDSLVNQMEDASIALVDILVKHNLTK from the coding sequence ATGAAAAAGCTATTTGTTTTAATGATGATGGCCGGAGCTTTGGCATTCGGTTTTAATGGCAATGCAATTGCTCAGGATCAGGAGGAAGCAACTTCTGAGATGGAAAATGACACAACAGCTATGGAAAGTGATTCTGCTTCTGCAGATGCTGATTCTGCTGCAATGGAAGAGTCTGAAGTAGATACTACAGCTACTGCAGTTGTTGAAGAGGAGGAAGTTGTAGAAGAGCAAGGCTTTCACCAAATTGTAAAAGAGAAGTTTATTGAAGGTGGATGGGAATTCATGTCAGTAGTATTAATCTGTTTGATCTTAGGATTGGCTATTTCTATTGAAAGAATTATTACCTTAAATTTAGCTACAACTAACACTAATAAACTATTGGCTAATGTAGAAGATGCATTAAACCAAGGTGGTGTTGAAGCTGCAAAAGAGGTGACTAAAAACACAAGAGGTCCAGTAGCTTCTATCTTTACACAAGGCTTGATGAGAATGTCAGAAGGTGTTGAAATGGTTGAGAAATCAGTGATTTCTTACGGTTCTGTTGAAATGGGTCGTTTAGAAAGAGGACTAGTTTGGATTTCATTATTTATTTCTCTTGCTCCAATGTTAGGTTTCATGGGTACTGTAATTGGTATGATCGGTGCATTTGATGCTATTGAAGAAGCAGGTGATATTTCTCCATCTTTGGTTGCTGGTGGTATTAAAGTTGCCCTATTGACAACAGTAGGTGGTTTGATTGTTGCGGTAATCTTACAATTATTCTACAACTATTGCGTTTCTAAAGTAGATTCTTTAGTAAACCAAATGGAAGATGCTTCTATTGCTTTAGTTGATATATTAGTAAAGCACAATCTTACTAAGTAA
- a CDS encoding asparaginase encodes MKPYELIHIETATPKAPESAVMIIYTGGTLGMVYNEEQALVPFDFQNILDEVPSLRNFNLKITVASFNKLIDSSNVNPSHWDDIAGLVEDHYDEYDGFIVIHGTDTMAYTASAISFMLEGLNKPVIFTGAQLPIGAARSDARENLITAIEIASQKLNHRPIVSEVCIYFDNLLLRANRAKKVESVQFDAFQSENYPVLAEAGVIIEYDFSALRPYQAEVELKVRKNIQQEVAILKVFPGISKAFVEGILSINGLRGLVIETYGSGNAPTEKWFIDALQNAIEKGILILNVSQCMGGKVIQGRYQTSKDLQSIGVISGSDITTEAAITKLMYVLSHADTKEMQHKYLIKPLRGEME; translated from the coding sequence ATGAAGCCATACGAATTGATTCATATAGAAACCGCCACACCTAAAGCACCAGAAAGTGCTGTGATGATCATTTATACAGGCGGAACACTAGGAATGGTGTACAATGAGGAGCAAGCGCTAGTCCCTTTCGACTTTCAAAACATACTGGATGAGGTTCCTTCACTGAGAAATTTCAATTTGAAGATTACTGTTGCTTCATTTAATAAATTAATTGATTCTTCTAATGTTAATCCTAGCCATTGGGATGATATTGCAGGCTTGGTTGAAGATCACTATGATGAGTACGATGGCTTTATTGTGATACATGGCACCGATACCATGGCTTACACAGCTTCTGCCATCAGCTTTATGCTAGAGGGCTTGAACAAACCCGTAATATTTACTGGGGCACAATTACCTATTGGAGCAGCTCGCTCAGATGCGCGAGAAAATTTAATTACGGCCATAGAAATTGCCAGTCAGAAATTAAATCATAGACCTATAGTGTCTGAGGTTTGCATTTATTTCGATAATCTTCTTTTAAGGGCAAACAGAGCTAAGAAAGTGGAAAGTGTCCAATTCGATGCATTTCAGAGTGAAAATTATCCTGTGTTAGCAGAAGCAGGAGTCATAATTGAATATGATTTTTCAGCACTAAGACCTTATCAAGCGGAAGTTGAATTGAAGGTAAGGAAGAATATTCAACAGGAAGTAGCCATTTTAAAGGTATTCCCAGGAATATCAAAGGCATTTGTGGAAGGTATTTTGTCTATTAATGGATTAAGAGGCTTAGTGATCGAAACTTATGGTTCAGGCAATGCGCCAACAGAGAAGTGGTTTATTGATGCACTGCAAAATGCCATAGAAAAAGGCATTTTAATATTGAACGTTTCGCAATGCATGGGAGGGAAGGTGATACAAGGCCGTTACCAAACCAGTAAGGACTTACAATCCATTGGTGTAATAAGTGGTAGTGATATAACAACTGAGGCTGCTATCACTAAATTGATGTATGTGTTGAGTCATGCTGATACCAAAGAAATGCAACATAAATATTTAATTAAGCCACTTCGAGGAGAAATGGAATAA